From a single Adhaeribacter swui genomic region:
- a CDS encoding carboxypeptidase-like regulatory domain-containing protein, which produces MAKPNRLFLLISALWFVFAFAQNTSAQNNLARRVSVNVQQQRLADALDELSRQGNFYFSYNSNIIPEDSLVTVVAQNQSIRDVLDEILPGYFEYKEAPRYVILRPAPYQLLLKTDKIQEKKHGYIISGHVVDAQTGAQISGASIYEKRLLLSTLSDADGFFKIKAKTQDHSLALTVTKELYQEITVNILSSVTITPGNNNAFGYDPEESRQVERTGFGRFLISSRQRIQSLNLSGFFANSPFQASLTPGLSSHGMLSSQVVNKFSLNVLGGYTAGVNGVEWAGAFNINKKNAQFMQAAGLFNMVGGNMRGVQFAGLSNTVLHDVNGVQAAGLFNRSKGTHTGVQAAGLINTASKTVNGAQIAGISNYSKSQLQGIQVAGLLNIVNQDIKGWQIAGLGNISRKNLQGTQIGGLANISHGEIHGIQIAGLYNYAKKLRGLQVGIVNKADSSAGISLGILNFIKGGYRKVSLSANELTNTNISLKTGNATLYSIISAGVHVAPATSKRYNLEFGLGHDFLLSKRFALSTELTSVNMYFRNQDKFYDFIRTKAKLQVNCGKKISVFAGPTFSLFTNSNKLTPAEFSQNLPPKNYPTISFSSDVKGWLGWETGISLF; this is translated from the coding sequence ATGGCAAAACCAAACAGATTATTTCTGCTTATATCGGCATTATGGTTTGTTTTTGCTTTTGCCCAGAATACTTCAGCCCAAAATAATTTAGCACGTCGGGTTTCGGTAAATGTGCAGCAACAAAGGCTGGCCGATGCCCTGGATGAATTAAGCCGACAAGGCAATTTTTACTTTTCTTACAACAGCAACATTATTCCGGAAGACAGCCTGGTTACGGTAGTGGCGCAGAACCAAAGCATCCGTGATGTGCTGGATGAAATATTACCCGGTTACTTTGAGTATAAAGAAGCGCCACGCTACGTTATTTTAAGACCGGCTCCATACCAGTTACTTTTAAAAACCGATAAAATTCAGGAGAAGAAACACGGCTATATTATCAGCGGCCACGTGGTAGATGCCCAAACCGGCGCTCAAATTTCTGGCGCCAGCATTTACGAAAAACGCTTGTTGCTTTCTACTTTAAGCGACGCAGATGGATTTTTTAAAATTAAGGCAAAAACCCAGGATCACAGCCTGGCACTAACCGTAACCAAAGAACTTTATCAGGAAATTACTGTAAACATTCTGTCATCGGTAACCATTACGCCGGGTAATAATAATGCTTTTGGCTATGATCCGGAGGAATCCAGGCAGGTAGAACGAACCGGTTTTGGCCGTTTTCTAATTTCTTCCCGGCAACGCATCCAAAGCCTGAATTTGTCGGGCTTTTTTGCGAATAGTCCATTTCAGGCTTCTTTAACCCCCGGCTTAAGTTCGCACGGCATGCTCAGCAGCCAGGTAGTCAATAAGTTTTCGCTGAACGTTTTAGGGGGATATACCGCCGGGGTAAATGGCGTTGAATGGGCTGGCGCGTTTAACATTAATAAAAAAAACGCGCAGTTCATGCAGGCTGCCGGCTTGTTTAACATGGTGGGCGGCAACATGCGTGGAGTTCAGTTTGCTGGCCTAAGCAACACCGTTTTGCACGACGTAAACGGCGTACAAGCCGCCGGTTTGTTTAATCGCTCTAAAGGCACCCATACCGGCGTGCAAGCCGCGGGCTTAATAAATACAGCAAGTAAAACAGTAAACGGGGCTCAAATTGCCGGAATAAGTAATTACAGCAAAAGCCAGTTGCAGGGCATACAAGTAGCCGGCTTGTTAAACATCGTTAACCAGGATATAAAAGGCTGGCAAATTGCCGGATTGGGTAATATTTCCAGAAAAAACCTACAAGGCACCCAAATAGGCGGACTTGCAAATATTAGCCACGGTGAAATACACGGAATTCAAATTGCCGGATTGTATAACTACGCCAAAAAACTACGCGGGCTGCAGGTAGGTATCGTAAATAAAGCCGACTCTTCCGCGGGTATCAGTTTGGGAATTTTAAATTTTATTAAAGGCGGTTACCGCAAAGTTTCGTTGTCGGCCAATGAGCTAACCAATACCAATATTTCTTTAAAAACCGGCAATGCTACCTTATACAGCATTATTAGTGCGGGCGTACATGTAGCTCCGGCTACCTCCAAACGGTATAATCTGGAATTTGGCTTAGGCCATGATTTTTTGCTCAGCAAGCGTTTTGCTTTATCTACCGAATTAACTTCGGTAAATATGTACTTCCGGAACCAAGACAAATTTTACGATTTCATCCGGACCAAGGCCAAGCTGCAGGTAAACTGCGGCAAGAAAATTAGTGTATTTGCAGGCCCTACTTTCTCGCTTTTTACCAACTCCAACAAATTAACTCCTGCCGAATTCAGCCAAAATTTACCGCCTAAAAATTACCCAACCATTTCGTTTAGTTCCGATGTAAAAGGCTGGCTGGGATGGGAAACTGGTATTTCTTTGTTTTAG
- a CDS encoding FecR family protein, translated as MNDELLTKYLLGETTPEENTNITQWLALSEDNKKKFAHFKLIWDTSKQLALKSTVNEHEAWQRFKQKRAQQEPPEAVIRPIAVPKTSSFNWLQVAAVILFVSVGAWATYLMFSRQNQVSYAQINLKTTQNTLIDTLPDGSVITLNKNSQFSYPEQFTGNSREVALLEGEAFFNVTPDKAKPFRVKVNEVTVQVVGTSFNVKTSPQATEVIVETGKVQVSKQAQAVSLTPKEMVVVHAGEAKLIKAKTTDQLYTYYRSKKFIANNTPLWRLIEVMNEAYNANIVIARKELRDVPLTSTFIFENQSLQDNLNVISQTVGLQVEKRGDEIILK; from the coding sequence ATGAACGACGAGTTGCTGACAAAATACCTGCTGGGCGAAACCACTCCCGAAGAAAATACTAACATTACGCAATGGCTGGCGCTGAGCGAGGATAACAAAAAGAAATTTGCCCATTTTAAACTAATTTGGGATACCAGTAAACAACTGGCTTTAAAAAGTACCGTGAATGAACACGAAGCCTGGCAACGGTTTAAGCAAAAAAGAGCGCAACAAGAACCCCCGGAAGCCGTTATTCGCCCAATAGCGGTGCCTAAAACCAGTAGCTTTAACTGGCTGCAGGTAGCGGCGGTTATACTGTTTGTATCCGTGGGTGCCTGGGCTACCTATTTAATGTTTTCCCGGCAAAACCAAGTATCGTACGCTCAAATAAATTTAAAAACTACCCAAAATACTTTAATCGATACTCTACCCGATGGTTCAGTAATCACCCTGAATAAAAACAGCCAGTTTAGCTACCCAGAGCAATTTACAGGAAACTCCCGGGAAGTAGCATTACTCGAGGGAGAAGCTTTTTTTAACGTTACTCCCGATAAAGCCAAGCCATTTCGGGTAAAAGTAAACGAAGTAACCGTACAAGTGGTAGGCACCTCGTTTAACGTAAAAACCAGTCCCCAAGCTACCGAAGTAATTGTGGAAACTGGTAAGGTACAGGTTAGCAAGCAAGCCCAAGCGGTGAGTTTAACGCCGAAAGAAATGGTGGTGGTACATGCCGGCGAGGCGAAACTAATCAAAGCTAAAACTACAGATCAATTATATACTTATTACCGCAGCAAGAAATTTATAGCCAACAATACGCCTCTGTGGCGGTTGATTGAAGTAATGAATGAAGCATACAACGCCAACATTGTAATTGCCCGAAAAGAGTTGCGCGACGTGCCGCTTACCAGTACCTTTATTTTTGAAAATCAATCGCTCCAAGACAACCTGAACGTTATTAGCCAAACGGTTGGCTTACAGGTTGAAAAAAGAGGCGATGAGATTATTTTGAAATAA
- a CDS encoding RNA polymerase sigma-70 factor yields MERTEFTNAELIGLLIEGDELAFEQVFKTHFKALHAYAFTIVKDQETAEEIVQALFLRLWEKKETLDLQTNLKAYLYRSVYNDSLNYLKHQKVKLKYQNHQVYQMKNESDNAANRVQLSELENQLQRALTELPEQCRTIFQLSRFEELKYQEIADHLNLSIKTVENQMGKALKLLRLKLVDFLPLILMLLSNHITF; encoded by the coding sequence GTGGAACGCACCGAATTTACAAATGCCGAACTAATCGGGTTGTTAATAGAAGGCGATGAATTGGCTTTTGAACAAGTGTTTAAAACCCATTTCAAAGCGCTGCATGCCTATGCCTTCACCATCGTGAAAGATCAGGAAACAGCCGAAGAAATTGTACAAGCCTTGTTTTTACGGCTCTGGGAAAAGAAAGAAACCCTGGATTTGCAAACCAACCTGAAAGCGTATTTGTACCGCTCGGTTTACAACGATAGCCTGAACTACCTGAAGCACCAGAAAGTAAAATTAAAATACCAGAACCACCAGGTTTACCAGATGAAAAACGAATCCGACAACGCCGCCAACCGGGTGCAGTTAAGCGAGCTGGAAAACCAGTTGCAACGTGCCCTTACCGAACTGCCCGAACAATGCCGTACTATTTTTCAGTTGAGCCGTTTCGAAGAACTAAAATACCAGGAAATTGCCGATCACCTGAACTTATCGATTAAAACCGTGGAAAACCAAATGGGCAAAGCATTAAAATTATTACGCTTAAAACTGGTAGATTTTCTGCCTTTAATTTTAATGCTGTTGAGTAACCATATTACATTTTAG
- a CDS encoding porin family protein, which produces MKKALFLSLLALLVLSLTTVKAQTSGFNVGIKAGVNYTKMPADLNEVSNESGKAGYTVGIFARMGDALFIQPEVNFTTVASKYAITSQSYHPKIKQVNVPVLVGYKLINSDALNFRVAVGPDFGYTLNKPDAPAGFDYKRVNVGGAINAGIDIGNITLDARYSRGFTNINKDLDAKANTYSLAVGFKIF; this is translated from the coding sequence ATGAAAAAAGCACTTTTTCTATCGTTATTGGCTTTGTTGGTATTGAGTCTTACCACGGTAAAAGCCCAAACCTCCGGATTTAATGTCGGCATTAAAGCCGGGGTGAACTACACCAAAATGCCCGCCGATCTAAACGAAGTAAGCAACGAAAGCGGCAAAGCCGGGTACACCGTTGGTATTTTTGCCCGAATGGGCGATGCATTGTTCATTCAGCCGGAAGTTAATTTTACCACGGTGGCAAGCAAATATGCCATTACGTCCCAGTCGTACCATCCTAAAATAAAACAGGTAAACGTACCGGTGTTGGTGGGCTACAAACTAATTAATTCGGATGCGCTAAATTTCCGGGTAGCTGTTGGCCCCGACTTTGGCTATACGCTAAACAAACCAGATGCGCCTGCGGGCTTTGACTACAAAAGAGTTAACGTCGGCGGCGCCATAAATGCCGGAATTGATATCGGGAACATTACTTTGGATGCTCGTTACAGCCGCGGTTTTACCAATATCAACAAAGACCTGGATGCCAAAGCCAATACTTACTCGCTGGCCGTCGGTTTTAAAATTTTCTAA
- a CDS encoding SDR family NAD(P)-dependent oxidoreductase, with product MGLLLGGCATSKLGSAGQKKTAGKTFVIVGASSGFGRGVAEQLGAYKANVVLAARRTDLLEEIATNIRAAGGTALVVTTDISKPEQVEQLMATALQQYNKVDVWINMAGVGGIGRFWEIPLSDQAAIVDINLKGVIYGSYAAIKQFRTQGYGTLINLGSIESENPLAYHATYASTKGAILNFDQALNQELRLSGHKNIKVVTVEPWAVDTPFWRHAANYSGGTARMAAMDPPQKVVKAVIRMSLRPRKEIPVGWKARGTWISHHLFPHFTERIAANIVHRYQIKTAPPQEPTSGSVYQAMEAGHGVDDGVRKRMKEEKKMRKRKKA from the coding sequence TTGGGTTTATTACTGGGCGGATGCGCTACTTCCAAGCTGGGTTCGGCGGGGCAGAAAAAGACGGCGGGCAAAACTTTTGTGATTGTCGGGGCTTCCAGCGGGTTTGGTAGGGGAGTTGCCGAGCAGCTGGGGGCATACAAAGCCAACGTAGTGCTGGCCGCCCGCCGCACCGATTTACTCGAAGAAATTGCTACCAATATTCGAGCGGCCGGTGGCACCGCCCTGGTAGTTACCACGGACATCAGCAAACCCGAACAAGTAGAACAACTTATGGCCACGGCCCTGCAACAGTACAATAAAGTAGATGTTTGGATTAACATGGCTGGTGTAGGAGGTATTGGCCGTTTCTGGGAAATTCCATTATCCGACCAGGCGGCCATAGTGGATATTAACCTGAAAGGTGTGATTTACGGAAGTTATGCTGCCATCAAGCAGTTCCGGACGCAGGGCTACGGTACACTCATCAACCTGGGCTCGATTGAAAGCGAAAACCCGCTGGCGTACCATGCTACGTATGCGTCTACCAAAGGCGCAATTTTAAATTTTGATCAGGCTTTAAATCAGGAATTACGCCTTAGCGGACATAAGAACATTAAAGTAGTAACTGTAGAACCCTGGGCAGTTGATACGCCTTTCTGGCGCCACGCCGCCAACTACAGCGGGGGTACGGCCCGCATGGCCGCTATGGACCCGCCCCAAAAAGTAGTAAAGGCGGTAATCCGGATGAGTCTGCGGCCGCGCAAAGAAATCCCGGTCGGTTGGAAAGCCCGCGGTACCTGGATCTCGCATCATTTATTCCCGCACTTCACTGAACGCATTGCCGCTAACATTGTGCACCGTTATCAAATTAAAACCGCACCTCCGCAAGAACCTACCTCCGGTTCGGTATACCAGGCCATGGAAGCTGGCCACGGCGTAGACGATGGCGTACGCAAGCGTATGAAGGAAGAGAAGAAAATGCGCAAAAGGAAAAAAGCTTAA
- a CDS encoding FAD-dependent oxidoreductase — protein sequence MNEPIIFSIDDDVQVLRALNRDLKAQYRKEYKILSTPSVQEALDSLLELKNKGETIAMFIADQRMPEMDGVSFLVKATEFYPEAKRVLLTAYSDTDAAIKAINEVRLDYYLMKPWDPPEEKLYPVVDDLLDEWQHHYQPDFKGIKLIGYQFSPKSHTIKEFLAGNLIPYQWLDVESNKDAKQLLEINQIKTKELPAVFFEDGTFLQSPTLRDLAGKVGLTPTLKNDIYDVVIIGAGPAGLAASVYGASEGLKTLLIERHAPGGQAGTSSRIENYLGFPAGLSGSDLTRRAITQATRFGTEFLSPQDVKAIHEKDGYKRVMLEGGEEINTRTVVITTGVDYRKLETKGVEDFTGAGIYYGAAMTEAASCTDKEVYIVGGGNSAGQAAMYLSKFARNVYIVIRKEDLTSSMSSYLIDQISGTANIQVLGKTEIKEAMGNGKLEQVKIGPINNPESETKQADALYIFIGSRPYTDWIGQEIIRNEKGFIETGRDAKRYDAFNKIWKLKRDPYLLETSAHGIFAAGDVRANAMNRVASAVGEGSMAISFVHKYLAEV from the coding sequence ATGAATGAGCCTATTATCTTTTCGATTGACGACGACGTTCAGGTTTTAAGGGCCCTGAACCGGGATTTAAAAGCGCAATACCGGAAAGAATACAAGATACTAAGTACCCCCTCGGTGCAGGAAGCACTGGACAGTTTGCTGGAATTAAAAAATAAAGGCGAAACCATTGCAATGTTTATTGCCGACCAACGCATGCCCGAAATGGACGGCGTTTCTTTTCTGGTAAAAGCTACCGAGTTTTACCCCGAAGCCAAACGCGTTTTACTTACCGCCTACTCCGATACCGATGCCGCCATTAAAGCCATAAACGAAGTGCGGCTGGATTATTATTTAATGAAACCCTGGGACCCACCGGAGGAAAAATTATACCCCGTTGTTGACGACTTGCTCGACGAGTGGCAACACCATTACCAACCCGATTTTAAAGGCATTAAACTCATAGGTTACCAGTTTTCGCCCAAGTCGCATACCATTAAAGAATTTCTGGCGGGCAACCTGATTCCGTACCAATGGTTGGATGTAGAAAGTAACAAAGATGCCAAGCAACTGCTGGAAATAAACCAAATTAAAACCAAAGAGTTACCGGCTGTTTTCTTTGAAGATGGTACCTTTCTGCAATCGCCTACCTTGCGCGACTTAGCCGGTAAAGTGGGTTTAACGCCCACTTTGAAAAACGATATTTACGATGTAGTTATCATTGGGGCCGGACCGGCGGGTTTAGCCGCTTCGGTTTACGGCGCCTCCGAAGGATTAAAAACTTTGCTCATTGAGCGGCACGCCCCGGGCGGACAAGCCGGTACCAGTTCCCGCATCGAAAATTATTTAGGTTTTCCGGCAGGCTTAAGCGGTTCTGATTTAACCCGCCGGGCCATTACCCAGGCTACCCGGTTTGGCACCGAGTTTTTATCGCCGCAAGATGTAAAAGCCATTCACGAAAAAGACGGTTATAAACGTGTGATGCTGGAGGGCGGCGAAGAAATAAATACCCGCACGGTGGTTATTACTACCGGCGTAGATTACCGCAAATTGGAAACCAAAGGCGTAGAAGATTTTACTGGCGCCGGCATTTATTATGGTGCCGCCATGACTGAAGCTGCCTCCTGCACCGACAAAGAAGTGTACATTGTGGGTGGCGGTAATTCGGCGGGACAAGCAGCCATGTATCTATCGAAATTTGCTCGCAACGTGTACATTGTTATCCGCAAAGAAGATCTTACATCTTCCATGTCGTCGTACCTGATTGACCAGATTAGCGGTACGGCCAACATTCAGGTACTGGGCAAAACCGAGATAAAAGAAGCAATGGGCAACGGAAAATTAGAGCAGGTAAAAATTGGCCCGATTAATAACCCCGAAAGCGAAACCAAACAAGCCGATGCTCTTTACATTTTTATTGGTTCCCGGCCTTATACCGATTGGATTGGACAAGAAATTATCCGCAACGAAAAAGGCTTTATCGAAACCGGGCGCGACGCCAAGCGCTACGATGCTTTTAACAAAATCTGGAAGTTAAAACGCGATCCCTACTTACTCGAAACCAGCGCCCACGGCATTTTTGCCGCCGGCGACGTGCGCGCCAACGCCATGAATCGGGTTGCTTCGGCAGTAGGTGAAGGCAGCATGGCAATTAGCTTTGTGCATAAGTATTTAGCGGAAGTTTAG
- a CDS encoding sensor histidine kinase, with protein sequence MQSATTEWLQSIESLKDVPPDQLQWWLDNSVHREMPEGSFLFKLGEPIIGTYVIVQGRVRMWLQQKNNTRKLGYFEVKDITGFLPFSRGTTASANGQVEETLQVMIFPVEKMKDLIVQHYELTQALVHIMTSRVRDFTTMQQQNEKMMALGKLSAGLAHELNNPASAIVRGSISLKKHLQLVPDTFKKVIAVRMSPEDVDKVNDKMFAVLGRPEKPILTLMQRTALEDELAECLEDMSVDNSQELAENFIEFGFTCQDMTEFSELIPAAYLSPMLNWINNNLVTEKMVTDIQEASQRIEKLVSAIKNFTHMDRDRDKEYVDIHGGIKNTLTMLGHKLKKGNVQLVEEYDLTLPRINAYVGELNQVWTNLIDNALDALDGVPNGRLDIKTKQVNSFLEVSITDNGPGIPEEIKNRIFDPFFTTKDVGKGTGLGLDVVTRIVQQHNGHIKFNSQPGQTTFCVYFPLNGQD encoded by the coding sequence ATGCAAAGTGCCACTACAGAATGGTTACAATCCATTGAAAGTTTAAAAGATGTTCCCCCGGATCAATTGCAATGGTGGTTAGATAACAGCGTGCACCGCGAAATGCCGGAAGGAAGCTTTTTATTTAAATTAGGCGAGCCCATTATTGGCACTTACGTCATCGTGCAAGGCCGGGTGCGCATGTGGTTGCAGCAAAAAAATAATACCCGTAAACTGGGCTATTTCGAGGTAAAAGATATCACGGGTTTTCTGCCTTTTTCGCGCGGAACTACCGCCAGTGCCAACGGTCAGGTAGAGGAAACTTTGCAGGTAATGATTTTTCCGGTGGAGAAGATGAAGGATTTAATTGTCCAGCATTACGAACTCACTCAGGCGCTGGTGCATATCATGACTTCGCGGGTGCGCGATTTTACTACCATGCAGCAGCAAAACGAAAAAATGATGGCTTTGGGCAAGTTATCGGCTGGTTTGGCGCACGAGTTAAACAATCCGGCTTCGGCGATTGTGCGGGGTTCTATTTCTTTAAAAAAACACTTGCAACTGGTACCCGATACATTTAAAAAAGTGATTGCGGTGCGCATGAGTCCGGAGGACGTAGATAAAGTAAACGATAAAATGTTTGCGGTATTAGGTCGTCCCGAAAAGCCAATTTTAACTTTAATGCAACGCACCGCCCTGGAAGACGAACTAGCCGAATGTCTAGAGGACATGAGCGTAGATAACAGCCAGGAACTTGCCGAAAATTTTATTGAGTTTGGCTTTACCTGCCAGGACATGACCGAGTTTTCGGAACTGATTCCGGCGGCTTACTTGTCGCCGATGTTAAACTGGATTAACAATAACCTGGTAACCGAAAAAATGGTAACCGATATTCAGGAAGCTTCGCAGCGCATCGAAAAACTGGTAAGCGCCATTAAAAACTTTACCCACATGGACCGCGACCGCGACAAAGAATACGTGGATATTCACGGGGGCATTAAAAACACCTTAACCATGCTGGGCCATAAGTTAAAAAAAGGCAACGTGCAACTGGTAGAAGAATATGACCTTACCCTGCCCCGCATTAACGCTTACGTGGGCGAATTAAACCAGGTCTGGACCAACTTAATTGATAATGCCCTGGATGCCCTAGATGGCGTTCCGAATGGCCGTCTCGACATTAAAACCAAACAAGTTAATTCGTTTCTGGAAGTTAGTATTACTGACAATGGCCCCGGCATTCCCGAAGAAATTAAAAACCGCATCTTCGACCCGTTTTTCACCACCAAAGATGTAGGCAAAGGTACCGGTTTAGGTTTAGACGTGGTAACCCGGATAGTACAGCAACATAACGGGCACATAAAATTTAATTCCCAGCCTGGGCAAACCACTTTTTGCGTGTATTTTCCGCTGAACGGCCAGGACTGA
- a CDS encoding DUF937 domain-containing protein translates to MLDQILDLVKQQIGSNPQVASSIPAGQEDAVHKEIAHQVTSGLASQAATQGGVGGLLSLLQGGASSGNPVTSAIEGGLVSTLGSKFGLPPAATGAIAAALPGLLQKFSHKANDPNDSSITPDSISQALSNFGGLGGGALGNLGGGLGSLFK, encoded by the coding sequence ATGCTTGATCAAATTTTAGACCTTGTTAAACAGCAGATAGGTAGCAATCCCCAGGTTGCTTCGTCCATTCCCGCAGGCCAGGAAGATGCGGTTCATAAAGAAATTGCACACCAGGTTACTAGTGGCTTAGCTAGCCAGGCAGCTACGCAAGGTGGTGTAGGCGGTTTACTTTCATTATTACAAGGAGGTGCATCGTCGGGTAACCCAGTAACCAGCGCTATTGAAGGCGGACTGGTAAGTACTTTAGGTAGTAAGTTTGGTTTACCGCCGGCTGCTACGGGGGCTATTGCCGCAGCTTTGCCGGGCTTGTTACAAAAGTTTTCGCACAAAGCCAACGATCCCAACGACTCCAGCATCACTCCAGATAGTATTTCGCAAGCCTTATCTAACTTTGGTGGCTTGGGTGGTGGCGCCTTGGGTAATTTAGGTGGTGGTTTAGGTAGTTTATTTAAATAA
- a CDS encoding flavin monoamine oxidase family protein, producing MKQVNRRDFLKSTVVAGLGTTLFTPELEASSVSQSNPATQLTTPSNQAGKKVIVAGGGIAGLCCGYELMKRGHDVTVLEGSPRHGGHVLTVRDGLSDGLYADFGAENITKPGYELFWDYAKQFNLTVLPYPKRDSVLRRINGKFYSEEMLRDPAVLKNFGFNSREITFLGQNEWPELDLLYTKPYLAKFTDEYQPFGVGYDHLDTMPISEIYRKEGASPAALQFLSGKDTSAQFELWRQAILQMRGLPLYPKKVYRLQNGNQSLPNAFAKQLGERVKLNAPITSIKHHAGGVSVTYLEFGKEKEMTADYLANCIPLPAFSKIPITPALPPEKQYVLEHIAYDSYARFVFQASSKFWLKDNLSINMELNHPHIGGIWQVAEEVDTHRVALMGMCPGGTTPDQAVAAFREIYPGKQDTIEQALVKDWPREKYAFTCERLNFPMGSLKKLWPQVMQPHGRIHFAGAYADNLNWGMEAATRSANRVAKEIDQA from the coding sequence ATGAAACAAGTTAATCGTCGCGACTTTTTAAAGTCCACGGTAGTGGCAGGTTTAGGAACTACCCTGTTTACTCCCGAACTAGAAGCCAGTTCCGTAAGTCAAAGCAACCCGGCTACCCAGCTAACAACTCCATCTAATCAGGCGGGTAAAAAAGTAATTGTGGCCGGCGGTGGCATTGCCGGACTATGCTGCGGGTACGAATTAATGAAGCGCGGACACGATGTTACGGTACTGGAAGGCTCTCCGCGCCACGGCGGGCACGTGTTAACCGTCCGCGATGGCTTATCGGATGGATTGTACGCCGATTTTGGGGCCGAAAACATCACCAAACCGGGTTACGAATTATTTTGGGACTACGCCAAACAATTTAACTTAACGGTTTTGCCTTATCCCAAACGTGATAGCGTGTTACGCCGCATCAACGGTAAATTTTATTCCGAAGAAATGCTGCGCGACCCGGCCGTCTTGAAAAACTTTGGCTTTAATAGCCGCGAAATAACATTTTTAGGTCAGAATGAATGGCCGGAGCTGGATTTACTTTATACCAAACCCTACCTGGCTAAGTTCACCGACGAATACCAGCCTTTTGGCGTGGGTTACGATCATTTAGACACAATGCCCATTTCGGAAATTTACCGGAAAGAAGGCGCTTCGCCGGCGGCTTTACAATTTTTAAGCGGAAAAGATACTTCTGCCCAATTTGAGCTGTGGCGGCAGGCCATTTTGCAGATGCGGGGTTTGCCCCTTTACCCGAAAAAAGTTTACCGCTTGCAAAATGGCAATCAAAGTTTACCCAATGCTTTTGCGAAACAATTAGGCGAGCGCGTGAAATTAAATGCGCCGATTACCAGCATTAAGCACCATGCCGGGGGAGTAAGTGTTACATACCTGGAGTTTGGCAAAGAAAAAGAAATGACCGCCGATTATCTGGCAAATTGCATTCCGTTACCAGCCTTTAGTAAGATCCCAATTACCCCAGCCTTACCGCCCGAAAAACAGTATGTGTTAGAACATATTGCCTACGATTCGTACGCACGTTTTGTGTTTCAGGCCAGTTCTAAATTCTGGCTGAAAGATAATTTAAGCATTAACATGGAGCTCAACCATCCGCATATTGGGGGCATTTGGCAGGTAGCCGAAGAAGTAGACACCCACCGGGTAGCGTTAATGGGCATGTGCCCGGGCGGTACAACCCCCGACCAAGCCGTAGCCGCTTTCCGGGAAATTTATCCGGGTAAACAAGACACCATTGAACAAGCCCTAGTAAAAGATTGGCCCCGCGAAAAATATGCCTTTACCTGCGAACGACTGAATTTTCCGATGGGATCACTTAAAAAATTATGGCCTCAGGTAATGCAGCCGCATGGCCGCATCCATTTTGCCGGCGCTTATGCCGATAATTTAAATTGGGGCATGGAGGCCGCTACCCGCTCGGCCAACCGGGTTGCTAAAGAAATAGATCAAGCTTAA